The Porphyrobacter sp. HT-58-2 genome has a window encoding:
- a CDS encoding NAD(P)-dependent alcohol dehydrogenase: MTSATNEYPTKAYGATAPDSGVGPMQIIRRGLRHDDVLIEITHCGICHSDLHSARNDWGFTTYPIVPGHEIVGIVSAIGEGVTRHKIGDRVAIGCMVDSCMECRHCESDLEQYCLDGGMTGTYNGTDRRDGSLTFGGYSERIVAREEFVLKVPDGLPMAEAAPLLCAGITSYSPLRTWKVGPGSKVAVAGLGGLGHMGVKLAAAMGAEVTVLSRSESKRADAAKLGAQGFLNTADKAAMKAHAGYFDMVLNTIPVRHDVAPYLHLLRIDGVQVLVGLIGMMPEIHTGVLLGRKVLTGSGIGGLAETQEMLDFCAEKGILPDIEVIAMQDIQRAYDRMEASDIKYRFVIDMESLRSEHAAG, encoded by the coding sequence ATGACCAGCGCAACCAACGAATACCCCACGAAGGCCTATGGCGCGACCGCGCCCGATAGCGGCGTCGGCCCGATGCAGATCATCCGCCGGGGCCTGCGCCATGACGATGTGCTGATCGAGATCACGCATTGCGGCATCTGTCATTCCGATCTGCACTCTGCGCGCAACGACTGGGGCTTCACCACCTATCCGATCGTGCCGGGCCACGAGATCGTCGGGATCGTCAGCGCCATCGGAGAGGGTGTTACCCGGCACAAGATCGGTGACCGGGTGGCGATTGGCTGCATGGTCGATTCGTGCATGGAATGCCGCCACTGCGAGAGCGATCTTGAACAATATTGCCTCGATGGCGGGATGACCGGCACCTATAATGGCACAGACCGGCGCGACGGCAGCCTCACCTTCGGCGGCTATTCCGAACGGATCGTGGCTCGCGAGGAATTCGTGCTCAAGGTGCCGGACGGCCTGCCGATGGCCGAAGCCGCGCCGCTGCTGTGCGCGGGGATCACCTCCTACAGCCCCTTGCGCACCTGGAAGGTCGGCCCGGGCAGCAAGGTCGCGGTGGCAGGGCTCGGCGGTCTTGGCCACATGGGAGTGAAGCTGGCGGCGGCCATGGGGGCAGAGGTGACGGTGCTGTCACGCTCGGAAAGCAAGCGCGCGGATGCTGCAAAACTGGGCGCGCAGGGATTTCTCAACACCGCCGACAAGGCGGCGATGAAGGCCCATGCGGGCTATTTCGACATGGTGCTGAACACCATTCCGGTCAGGCATGATGTCGCGCCCTATCTCCACCTGCTGCGAATCGACGGGGTTCAGGTGCTGGTCGGGCTGATCGGGATGATGCCCGAGATACACACCGGAGTGTTGCTGGGCCGCAAGGTGCTCACCGGCAGCGGAATCGGCGGACTCGCGGAAACGCAGGAGATGCTCGATTTCTGTGCCGAAAAGGGCATATTGCCCGATATCGAGGTGATCGCGATGCAGGACATCCAGAGAGCCTATGACCGCATGGAAGCCAGCGATATCAAGTATCGCTTCGTGATCGACATGGAGAGCCTGCGCAGCGAACATGCGGCAGGCTGA
- a CDS encoding SDR family oxidoreductase yields the protein MKIEPGMAAVVTGGASGLGKASAKAFADAGMKVAIFDINDEAGEAHARAIGGTFHHVDIMDEASVEAGFAAARAAHGQERVTLHCAMASRRGKTLGWDKESGQYKRLSTEDYAFGAEGILVASYRVASISALGMANAEALNDDGERGCIILTASVAAQDGQIGQVIYGSCKAGVNGLVLPMARDLMDMGIRVNSVMPGIFATPLMLGMKDRNPPMWAQLNASVPFPKRLGEPEEFASLVLEIARNSYINGHQFRLDGAIRMPPK from the coding sequence ATGAAGATCGAACCAGGCATGGCCGCGGTTGTAACGGGCGGAGCGAGTGGCCTCGGCAAGGCCAGCGCCAAGGCCTTTGCCGATGCCGGCATGAAGGTCGCCATTTTCGACATCAACGATGAAGCGGGCGAGGCGCATGCGCGCGCAATCGGCGGCACTTTCCACCATGTCGACATCATGGATGAGGCTTCAGTCGAGGCCGGTTTCGCCGCCGCCCGCGCTGCCCATGGTCAGGAACGCGTGACGCTCCACTGCGCAATGGCCTCGCGGCGCGGCAAGACGCTGGGCTGGGACAAGGAAAGCGGCCAGTACAAGCGCCTCTCCACCGAAGACTACGCTTTCGGGGCCGAGGGCATTCTGGTGGCGAGCTACCGCGTCGCCAGCATCTCGGCGCTCGGGATGGCCAATGCGGAAGCCTTGAACGATGACGGCGAGCGCGGCTGCATCATCCTCACCGCCAGCGTCGCGGCGCAGGACGGGCAGATCGGGCAGGTGATCTACGGATCGTGCAAGGCCGGGGTGAACGGGCTGGTCCTGCCGATGGCGCGCGATCTGATGGACATGGGGATCCGCGTGAACTCGGTCATGCCGGGGATCTTCGCCACTCCGCTGATGCTGGGGATGAAGGATCGCAATCCGCCGATGTGGGCGCAGCTGAACGCCAGCGTTCCCTTCCCCAAGCGCCTCGGCGAGCCGGAGGAATTTGCCTCGCTGGTGCTGGAGATTGCCCGCAACAGCTACATCAACGGCCACCAGTTCCGGCTGGATGGGGCAATCCGGATGCCGCCGAAGTAG